The Osmerus eperlanus chromosome 7, fOsmEpe2.1, whole genome shotgun sequence genome includes a region encoding these proteins:
- the erfl3 gene encoding ETS domain-containing transcription factor ERF: MKTPGDNVLLPLSSSSLSPPPPSLLLPLSSSSLSPPPPSLLLPLSSSSLSPPPPSLLLPLSSSSPSSSSLSPPSGSGVPQSAPPVPTGASSHFRFPPSTPSDVLSPNEDLRSPGGVFSAVARRMARGSVSDCSDGTSVNSEIEESNGGGGEERGGERGPGGGGGYRSIIHPRLSHESLFRMYGGPGNPAHAGPRGPTGHRGHPDSMSPFPVSPLPGPGGGAGLLAPPLSPALSMTPSSHLPYSPSPSLSPMLGSHFSFNPEDMKRYLQAHTQSVYNYHLSPRAFLHYPNIIIPQPHRAAPEKSSLAPERGGGGGGGGERGGGAERHNSHHHPSALSHAHPPHPHSAHPHPHPHSHPIHHPLHLGEEPPHMSPFKFKLQPPPLGKKQREGQSQGHGCGGNPRQGSLSSGSGSLSSTSGLGSSLSFGSDLSAAGGSGLVSNSSSTGSLNSTGLPKIKVEPISDIESEEEVEVTDISDDDRDDEYDLFYARHPHHARLRGLPHYPPNGLAHGHHHPHDGEDLDEDVFKAPAPPPPGLLPFFTSSHGPRGGPPLPALKSEPAEPGDSTPPPPPPHSAGPAPTKCIPLKLRFKRRWSEDQRMEASLEESDDKKVRGEEKERERGRNGEGMETEENGSGDGDSPPPLGGYECPPPPLAHRRVTSDLHRATAQLSLESKDC, translated from the exons tcctcctccctctctcctcctcctccctctctcctcctcctccctctctcctcctccctctctcctcctcctccctctctcctcctcctccctctctcctcctccctctctcctcctcctccctctctcctcctcctccctctctcctcctccctctctcctcctcctccccctcctcctcctccctctctcctccctcagggagTGGGGTACCCCAGAGCGCCCCTCCCGTCCCCACCGGCGCCTCCAGCCACTTCCGCTTCCCGCCCTCCACGCCCTCCGACGTGCTCTCGCCCAATGAGGACCTGCGCAGCCCCGGGGGCGTGTTCAGCGCCGTGGCCCGGCGAATGGCGCGCGGCTCCGTGAGCGACTGCAGCGACGGCACCTCGGTCAACTCCGAGATCGAGGAGAGcaacgggggcgggggggaggagcggggcgGGGAGCGGGGgccgggcgggggagggggctaCAGGAGCATCATCCACCCCCGTCTCTCCCACGAGTCGCTGTTCCGCATGTACGGCGGCCCGGGGAACCCCGCCCACGCCGGCCCCCGAGGGCCCACCGGCCACCGGGGCCACCCCGACTCCATGTCCCCCTTCCCCGTGTCCCCCCTGCCCGGGCCCGGAGGCGGGGCGGGCTTACTGGCCCCCCCGCTGTCCCCGGCCCTGTCCATGACCCcgtcctcccacctcccctactccccctccccctccctgtcccccatgCTGGGCTCCCACTTCTCCTTCAACCCCGAGGACATGAAGCGCTACCTGCAGGCCCACACCCAGAGCGTGTACAACTACCACCTCAGCCCCCGCGCCTTCCTTCACTACCCCAACAtcatcatcccccagccccaccgCGCCGCGCCCGAGAAGAGCTCACTGGCcccggagaggggaggaggaggagggggcggcggcgagaggggagggggagctgaGCGCCACAACAGCCACCACCACCCGTCGGCGCTGTCCcacgcccaccccccccacccgcacTCGGCCCACccgcacccccaccctcactcccacccCATCCACCACCCGCTGCACCTGGGCGAGGAGCCGCCGCACATGTCGCCCTTCAAGTTCAAGCTGCAGCCGCCGCCGCTGGGGAAGAAGCAGCGGGAAGGCCAGAGCCAGGGCCACGGGTGCGGGGGCAACCCCAGGCAAGGCTCGCTATCGTCGGGCTCCGGCTCGCTGTCCTCCACCTCGGGCCTGGGCTCGTCCCTGTCGTTCGGCAGCGACCTGAGCGCGGCCGGCGGCTCCGGCCTGGTGtccaactcctcctccaccgGCTCCCTCAACAGCACCGGCCTTCCCAAGATCAAG GTGGAGCCCATTTCCGACATCGAGtccgaggaggaggtggaggtcacCGACATCAGCGATGACGACCGTGATGACGAGTACGACCTCTTCTACGCCCGCCACCCCCACCACGCCCGCCTCCGGGGCCTCCCCCACTACCCCCCCAACGGCCTGGCCCAcggccaccaccacccccacgaCGGCGAGGACCTGGACGAGGACGTGTTCAAGGCCCCCGCGCCGCCCCCCCCGGGCCTGCTGCCCTTCTTCACCTCCTCGCACGGCCCCCGCGgtggcccccccctccccgccctgaAGAGCGAGCCGGCCGAGCCGGGGGACTCCaccccgccgccgccgccccccCACAGCGCCGGCCCCGCCCCCACCAAGTGCATTCCGCTGAAGCTGCGTTTCAAGCGGCGCTGGAGCGAGGACCAGCGCATGGAAGCGTCCCTGGAGGAGTCTGACGACAAGAAGGtgcggggggaggagaaggagagggagagggggaggaacggGGAAGGGATGGAGACGGAGGAGAACGGCAGCGGGGACGGGGACAGCCCGCCCCCCTTGGGGGGGTACgaatgccccccgccccccctggcaCACAGgagggtgacctctgacctgcacCGTGCCACCGCCCAACTGTCTCTAGAGAGCAAGGActgctga